CTCCATTTTGTCTGTGCTCCTTACAGCAAGAAAGGtaagaaaatagtttttaaaatgcatttgaattcTGTTTTAACTGGACATTGATATAAGAAGGCTACAGTTTCACAGTGCTAAGTTAACAATATAAATAGCACATTGTGGCTGTATAGCTTCAGCAGAACaaaacacttcaaaataaaaaaggagGAGGAAGCAAGAGTTCTGTTTCCTTCCTGATTACAACACTCAGAACTGCAACAAAGTGTTAGGCCTCATGAATTGAAATATTTATCACACACTGCTACAGATTTTACTGGCGGTGTTAGATATTGCAAAAGGCTGACTATATCTAAAGGCTTCTTATGTGTAATTGACTTTTCGGAGCAAGATCTGCTTAATGTTTTAAAGCAATTCACCAATATTAATATTGCTaataatttttgttaaatataatatttttacaatttgaatTTCGCAGCATATCAGTATGGTCACTCACTAATAATACTGGCACCACTGGAGCAAACATGATCAACAtgttgaataataaaaatgacaatattctAAAGCAATATAAATCTTAATGTAAATATAAGACTATATTTCTAACTACTGCAGAAAAGCAACAATAGTCCGCAGATTCTAATGATATTTACACAGCAAAGACATTTAGTAAATCATAGAGAAACAAGTCTAAATAATTCATTTGAAACGATTCAAAACAGTCTTATTACTGTTGGAAAACTAAACTGGCGGGCATCCTTCAGTCCAATGTTATAAAGGTAAGTGCACCTGTACTGTAGGCCTTCTATATgctagtttttttatattttgcttttataACCAGTGGCTcattataattgttataaaaattatatatatatcaagtatCAATGCCTGGGTCTCTGAGAGTTAAAGTGTAGAAATGATAATTTAGTAGTTGCAGCAGGCAATGTTCCCCAATAAAGCAAAGTATaacaaattgtttatatatatatatttgtgtgtgtgtgtgtgtgtgtatttggatgTACCCTTGTGCTAGAACAGCACATCAACACCAGTGCAGCTGGTAGAAGCTAGTTTATATATAGTCTGAACACTTAGGCAGTAATGTCAAAAAGGGCAATGGTAGATTCAGCTATGAggcgggtggggggggggggggcaggaaaAGAGTTTGTCCTACATTCTTCAAATAAAGGTCAACAATGAGAGTAGGCCTCATGTAGGCCTTATGCTTACTTACAGGGTGAGGGGAGTAAAAACGTGGGAGTAAGTGACAGTCATTATgaggaaatgaaaaagaaaaaaagatacagATGAAGAGGACGAGTTGAGCATGTTGTCGCAGCATATGCCCCACTAATATAATCACTAATCTATTAAAGAAAAGCAGAAGTTCTATCAAATAAAAGGGGGGACCTTATCTTTCAAGTCAAACAAATTATGATAGCAGACAGTATTTTTAAATAtgggtgggaaaaaaaaaactctctgtaAAATATTTCCCCATCACAACATCCCTTTTGAGTCACTGATGATTTAGAAGATATTTTAATCCAAAAAAGGAAATTATAGTAATTCCTACAATAGCCAAGAGTTCAATGCCGTATGCTTTTTGTGCTTCATATCGTCTACAACACATTACTATGCTTGTTTGATTTTCTTTGACATGGTATTCTTGGCATTTTTAATATGTTGTCCTAAAAAGTAGTGAAATACACCAGCATACAATGATTTACGGAACAGAATGttattttaacaacataaaaacaCAGCTAAAACAACAACTCTTAATCTATAGCTAATTGAGACATAATGATATTGGAATATAATAGCAAAGACCCCAGTGGTAAGTAATGTTAAGATGTTATCAGTACCAAATTTATGAAACGGAAgcttatttttaatacaaaaaagataTACCCAGGGATATTATTTTAACACAGAAGACAATCTTCAATCTATAACTAGCTaagtaaaatattgtaaagttATGTTGTAAAGCCTTTTACGgatgtttaataaaacacaaacttCCCTAAAACAAGGTGGTTTCCTATCATGGTGTgagcagctgtggcctaatggttagagagctggactAGTTACCAGGAAGTTGCTGGTTGGAGTCTCGGTCGGTGGAGTGAATGaatagtgctctcttccaccctcagcaCCCACGGTTGAAGtgccccttgagcaaggcactgaatccctgggtgctggatatattgctgcccactgctctgggggtgtgtgtgtgtgcacttgcatgggttaaatgcagagcaccagttcCGAGTATGGGCTACCATGCTTGGCAAATGCAatgactttcactttttcactatCTAAGCTATGTTAATTATCTTTGGAGAAAGACTCACTCAGTTTTTTTCATACGTCACAACACGTTCagtgtttaaaatgttatcttaGGTTTCAGACACTTAAATAGACATTTAAGTACTAGGTGGAGGGAAAAAGTTTTTGTTAAATACACACTGATTTTTATGGAAAGCGGCAAAAATAATGCTTTCAATTAAAATGACCATGTGTTTTATTGCTATCAAACACATTGTGCAGGTAACCATaaactttttttctctgttttactCCAAGTTCATTGGCCACTTAATGTCATGCATTTCGGCAGGAATGGGTGAATTTACGTGATGTTAATCTGACAGATCCACGCAACAGCATCCAGTGCACATTATAGATCAACTGGCATGGTTATTAATATGTACTTCTGGGGATTGTATTGAGGCTCCAAAATTCGCATTATTTGTATAgaatatacaaatgtaaaaacaaaagaaaatttaAGAATCATACTTTTGTTGATGGTGGTGTTGGTgtagtggataagacacatgcctttggtgtgagagacctgggttcaaatccactgtgagacaccaatgtgtccctgagcaagacacttatcctctagttgctccagaggcatgctaCCTCTTacacatatatagcaattgtaagttgctttggataaaagcgtcagctaaatgtaagtGTAGAATTTTGGTAACAGAGCTTATTTTCACCAAAAGCCAATGGGAAAATACTGGCTTTTTGTCAAAGGAACCAGGATGATGTTAACATACGTATGGGttcaccttaaaaaaaacaacaacactactCCATTGACAGGTTAATTTTCCAGCCCAGCTCTGACTAAACCAGTGGAGCAAATCTGGTGCATAATTATCGGTTTGACTGAGCAGTGGCCAAATGATTATGGAAGTAATCAGGAAACAACCATCTGTTTGATGACTGACACAGCAATTAGtactttacagtaaatttaaagtTCCACAATATCATCTTATACCATCAGTATACCAGTCACAGCTCGACCTGAGTTTTGTGTTTGTCTTTTATCTTTTGTCACAGTTGGTTTTGGGTTTTGTGGtcatgtctttttattattaatacagtcATGTTACATGCAGAAAAGCGGAGTCATATGTCACAGCTTTTTCAGAGTGACTGCAGAGTGCTGATGTCAACACAGCTGTTTAACAATTGGCCAAATTTACCACATAATGATGCATGTTtctaaaggctgatttatacttctgatATGCACCTCTACATAAATATCACTGCACGTCAAATCCACACAGACTGCAAGCACAGTGATTGGTCTGCTAGTACCCCTCCCTCCGTATCTATTTGagttttgtctgttttgcactttaatatatttgaatgttacaatttaaaacaaaacaaagaacaagTGTCTTATAAAATGTAGTATTACATCACTTTGTTATCCGCAACAAACAGTTGTTCTGCCGTTGTGCAAGTCCTTGTGGAAACTGAAAGAATGCAATCATCTGTGGTTTTATTGTCTCTGTCGTTTTATATAAATGATCAGtgctttgatatttatttgccacCATCACAGCTGATGCTTCAAGCTGCTTCAGCTTTTGCCATGATTTGCAGGTTTGCAGGTTTTACACAAGCAACATGCCCATGGACACTGCAGACTAAGTGAAAACTTACACACATCCTGCAGTGCAGATGTTATGTCGTATGTCCGACACAGAAGTCAATTCCAATACTGAACATCTTCAATTCCAATACTGCTCACAAATGTTCAAAAAGTGTTCTTAGAACAATAAACGCTTTTTACTGTAGGCACAATATTATATTGAGTAACTTATGAAAAAAATACACACCCTCttttttgatatttaaatagaatttttgtttaactttgaAGAGATGGCTCTGTATTAAGcagtatataaaaaagtaatttggtTGCTCATGAAAATTTCTGAAACATTTGTGTATTTGCCAAAGTTACATGTTATACATTTCATCTGTGAGAGTATGCAGACACCACAAGAGCATCACTACCAGTGCAGAAAGTATCCGACTTGACATCTCCGCTTTCAGTTCCACCCCTGATTGAGAGAGCTGCTGCTCTCGCTGATAGGTCTGAGAAACACTGCATGAAGTCAAACACACCTTATAGCAAGGCAACTGGTGGGTTCATTGTTGATCACACTTTCTGCAATGAGTCCCCCATAGTCGAATTGAACTGAACCCATATGCAGACATTAGAACCCAACttgaataaaacacaaaattagcAATGACTGAACATAACAAGAAACTCAACAAACAGAACACAAAGCTGAACAAGGAACAACTAAACATGAGGGCTATTTATACACAAGACTAATGACTGATCAAGGAACACCTATGAACAATAAAAATGATCAGCCAATGACTAAACAGTACTGAGAAACACATGACAAAAAACAACCAATCTGAGAAAGACACATAGAGCACATGGCAAGTACATGAGTGCAAGGGAATCATACAACAAACAGAAAGCAGGTAACATACCAGTgggattacaaaataaaagacaaaccCCAAAACCAACTGTGACAGAATGACCCGCATTCATTCCACAGTACTTTTTATTTGGCTACCatctgttcctgttcctgtttgttCCTGATTTCACGTTTCTCTTTCCAGTAAAGATGCCTCATGCATATCCATTCCTAAGCCCTGATCAGAAGAAAGAGCTGAGCGATATTGCTCAGAGAATTGTTGCTCCTGGAAAGGGAATTCTTGCAGCTGATGAATCCACAGGTACATTAAAATACTCACTTGCTTCCAAAATGATAATTCACCGAACTGGACAATTTTTCCCCTTATTCACTGGCTTCCTTTTTACCATGTGGTCACTCTAGGCAGCGTAGCAAAGCGCTTCCAGAGCATCAACGCTGAGAACACAGAGGAGAACAGGAGGTTGTACCGTCAGTTGCTTTTCACCGCTGATGACTGCATCCTGCCCTGCATTGGAGGAGTCATCCTTTTCCATGAGACTCTCTATCAGAAGACTGATGATGGCAAGCCTTTCCCTCAGCTGATTAAGGAGAGAGGCATGGTGGTAGGAATCAAGGTGGACAAGGGTGTGGTACCTCTGGCTGGCACCAACGGAGAAACAACCACACAGGGTATAGATGATGTTTCCTCATATCCTTTTTAACTTtactttattaatgttattctctCTTCTCACAAATGTCCATGCATGTCCATCTCAGGTCTGGATGGGCTGTACGAGCGCTGCGCTCAGTATAAAAAAGATGGTGCTGACTTTGCTAAATGGCGCTGCGTTTTGAAGATCACCCCCACAACACCATCCAATCTTGCTATTATTGAGAATGCCAATGTACTCGCCCGCTATGCCAGCATCTGCCAGATGGTGAGACACTTTACAATTTGCTTTGCTTTGGACATCCAGTGGTGACATAACACTATTAACACAATTTATTGTTTTCAGTCAAAGACCGGTGCAAAAACATCCATAAAACTGCAGCTGGGCAGTACATTTTCCAACTGTTTCAAGTCTTTGTTATTAAGATCACTTCTCAAAAGGAGAAAGAGCAAAGATTTGTTATGGCCATTTGTGAACCATATACATCAGCCTCCAGAGTATTTCAGTGGGTGTGATGTCAGGTGAAAACTATAAATaccaaaattatttatatatgtttacgtTTATGCTCCGTGTCcataaatgctttaaaacacatacaaaatagAATGCCATTAATATTACTATGAACTGCAAAGCCGTAAAAAGAAGCAAAATAACTGATTTGGcgtgaattataaaataattaatcaacaTGATTTAAAAGTGCATTGAGTAGTTCATTAGTTAACACTAGTCTTGCTGTTCTTTATTTACTCTAAATGCCATTAACACAGTGGTGTTTAAAGCTACATTGCCATCTATGGACCTGAATCAGTGTAAATGTGAAATCTTAGAGTGAAGAAAGACTTTCTTAACGGTTGTCATTGCTTATCTCAGTTTAATGTAACAAGTATCTGtgtaattttatgtaaattacaTCGATAATACTGAGATTCAGAGAATGGTCTACACAATAGATATGTTCCTGTATTTTTAAGTAATGCATCAGAATCTTAATTTGCAAAAAAGTTTCTATACTCGCTCGTGGTGGTTTTTGACTTTGCAAAAGAGTTATTGTAAATAATGGAAGATGGAAACATGTTGGCacctatatatatagagatagataACATTTTTACACTTGCTCTAGGTGCTTTTTGACTTGTGAAAAATAGTTTTTGCGACTAACAGGAGATGGAAAAGCATTTGCAGAATATTTTCGGACATAGAGAATATTATTAAAGCATGACAAGTGTTTTCCATTTGTCTAATTTTGGCTCCTCACATCACCAAACAACACTATGCCACTATTGTATCCACAGGCAGTAGCCAATGAATGTGAGGATTCGCTCATAAGATTAGTATCATTAGCACCATTACATGGTGAAATACAATACATGGAACAACATGATACATtaaaacactttctttttttttttatagactaCCGTTCATCTAATTTGAGCATAGTGTTTATTTGTGTCAAAATTACTATTGAATGCacctttaatattattattaaaaattatagttaattttatagtttttttttttttttttttttttttgcatggttaTTTGTATTTTGCTGCATTCATTTACAAATACAGGGTGTCACAAAAATGGCACAAGgccatgggttcaattcccaggaaaaacacatactgataaaattgcatagcctgaatgcactgtaagttgctttggataaaagcgaatGCTAGATGTCACAGTGCACACACATTGTTTGCTTTTGTCTTCTCAGCATGGCATTGTGCCCATTGTGGAGCCTGAAATCCTGCCTGATGGTGACCATGATCTGAAGAGGTGCCAGTATGTGACGGAAAAGGTCCTGGCAGCTGTGTATAAGGCTCTTTCAGACCACCACGTGTACCTGGAAGGAACCCTGCTAAAACCCAACATGGTAACCGCTGGTCACTCTAGCTCCCACAAGTATGCCCCTCAAGAAATTGCCATGGCAACTGTCACTGCCCTGCGTTGCACTGTTCCCCCTGCAGTTCCTGGTGAGTCAGTTTTCCCTTGATTCCCCTTTGAATGGCACTTTGGAATGATCAATGGCCACCGTATTGAAGTGTTGACAtccagaaaaagttatttaaatatttttgtaaaatgatcATACACAACCAggtgaaaataacattttatacagataaatagatattaaaaatagaaaattctaacttatctaaaattcaaggacACCTTAGTGACAATTTGGCATTTTTATATCAAACCTGTCTTCTAGTATACCTCATAAATagttaaaaatgtatactttttatttgttttgtttttttttttttgtttttttttttatacacactgCATCTATACAGCATGTAGTTCAACATGTGTTTGATGTAAAGATCACAACTCCAATGTCTACCATCTTCTTCTCTAAAAGGCATTACCTTCCTGTCCGGAGGCCAGAGTGAGGAGGAGGCCTCAATCAATCTGAGTGCCATTAACCAGTGTCCCCTAATCAAACCCTGGGCCCTAACCTTCTCTTACGGTCGTGCCCTGCAAGCCTCAGCACTGAAAGCCTGGGGGGGCAAGAAGGAGAACGGCAAGGCCTGCCAAGAGGAATTTGTCAAGAGAGCCATAGTACGTAAAACAACCTTTACACAATGAAACGTTGATTAGAGGTTGCAAATGAATACTTATTATATGTGTTGCCAGTTCCACTAGAGATTTGGAAATTGTATATGTTTAGACCTGGTAGCCTGATGAAGTATGCCATTccactaaaaaagaaaaatcacacttTACATAGCTGTATATAGAGTATACCTGGTCACATTTTAGCGGCCTCTGTTACACAAGTGTTTTactatacagtttttaatgttaagttttttttttcatgaacacTTCCTGAAAGAGTCATTAGCCATGTACAGACTAACTGTACAATCTATGaggcgtgttttttttttctttttttttaagaactacaTTACCATGAAGCATTGAGAATGGCATAACCAAATTAAATAGAATGGAGAgatattaaactaatttaaatgtcAATTTTCCATATTGAACCagtatattgcatttttttttttttttttgcaaattatgCAGATATCCATAAAAGTTTAAGTAGGTAGGGAACGTGACTCTATTATGTGATTAGTGTTCTTTTgactttatttgttttgattcTCTGGTTTATGGAGATTTCTTTTCTAAATCATGATAAATACTGCGATTaaacatgaatataaaaaaatactcatGGTGTCAACAAAAGCGTATGCCATTAATAAACATTCTAGTAGTTCATAGTATAGGTCCGTTATGTTTTAAAGGTTTGTTGGAGTTCAAAATGTATGGAAAAAATGAATGAGATTTTTACTTTCAGATATTTGCACTCTTTTAAACATCAAACTTTAATGTAAAATTAGTTGAGTACCACATGATTACACCCATCAGTATGAACAAAATGCAATCCTGTGTAACAGAGGATATGTGCTAACATTTTTGTCATCCATCTCACTGTTCCTGTTTTTCAATAATCTAATGTGCGTCAATGTCCTCCTACAGAACAACAGCGCAGCAGCAGTTGGAAAATATGTCTCCAAAGGAGACACCGGAGCAGTGGCAGGCGAGTCTCTGTTTGTGGCCAACCATGCTTATTGAAGAAACACAAGTGACAACACTTCCGCTGACTCAACCGGATGTTTGCTCCTGTTCACACTGTGATGCATCATATCTGTAACCTAGACTCACTGTTACTCCTTTAGTTATTTTTTCACTGTCATTTGACAATGATGTCAAAGAAAATAAGTATCATTGTAACTGACCACTCAGTTGATAAAATCATTCAGTCTGCATCTGTTTCATGCTGTCATTCTACTGATCTGTCCTATTTTTGTGACTGCAGCCCATACAGTTTTGGGCTGGTTGGGAAGAAAGCGTTGGGTAGAAAGAGGGAAGTGGGACTGGCAAAGGTCCATGAGACGTTATATGTCGAAACGCTAACCACAAGGCCATCAGTGCCGAcaaaatgatatattattttaaaaagatgtaCACATCTATCTAGTATTTCTTCTCATGCCTTTAATCCTtgactttaaaaatattcaaaaaatactgtattatggTAATGAGggtatttcttttaaaatgttaaaagttaCATGTCACAGCACATTTTCGTAATGAGATCCGGGGGCTAAAATGTGCTTAGGgtcataaaaataatcaaattgcaaagaaaaaaaaaacttaatggcCCTAGTTGTTCCTTCTTTTCTTACGATTATGGAGTGAAATATGCTTAGAATGTAGAATAAActtctacattttttttaggtttgtattgtattttttgcacataaaaaaatcataattatgacttcccatcttgcaaaatatttttaactCTACTTC
This portion of the Carassius gibelio isolate Cgi1373 ecotype wild population from Czech Republic chromosome A12, carGib1.2-hapl.c, whole genome shotgun sequence genome encodes:
- the aldoab gene encoding aldolase a, fructose-bisphosphate, b; amino-acid sequence: MPHAYPFLSPDQKKELSDIAQRIVAPGKGILAADESTGSVAKRFQSINAENTEENRRLYRQLLFTADDCILPCIGGVILFHETLYQKTDDGKPFPQLIKERGMVVGIKVDKGVVPLAGTNGETTTQGLDGLYERCAQYKKDGADFAKWRCVLKITPTTPSNLAIIENANVLARYASICQMHGIVPIVEPEILPDGDHDLKRCQYVTEKVLAAVYKALSDHHVYLEGTLLKPNMVTAGHSSSHKYAPQEIAMATVTALRCTVPPAVPGITFLSGGQSEEEASINLSAINQCPLIKPWALTFSYGRALQASALKAWGGKKENGKACQEEFVKRAINNSAAAVGKYVSKGDTGAVAGESLFVANHAY